In Nocardia sp. NBC_00403, one DNA window encodes the following:
- a CDS encoding NAD(P)-dependent oxidoreductase: MKIAVFGATSTVGRQVVEQALAQGHEVTAFTRNAAGVGQRHERLHIIEGDVLDTTSVERAVVGQDAVLISLGAGRKGVIRAEGTRAVIEVMNRTGVKRLIAQTTLGVGDSRGNLNFLWKYVMFGMLLRQAYADHVQQEAYVRASDLDWTIVRPSAFTDGPRTGSYRRGFPADETGLALKIARADIADFMLEQLTDTSYLQQTPGISN, encoded by the coding sequence GTGAAAATCGCAGTCTTCGGAGCCACAAGCACCGTCGGTCGCCAGGTCGTCGAGCAGGCGCTCGCCCAGGGTCACGAGGTGACGGCCTTCACCCGCAACGCGGCCGGAGTCGGGCAGCGGCACGAGCGCCTGCACATTATCGAGGGCGACGTGCTCGACACCACGTCGGTGGAGCGGGCCGTCGTGGGCCAGGACGCCGTGCTTATCTCGCTCGGTGCCGGCCGCAAGGGCGTCATCCGGGCCGAAGGCACGCGCGCGGTCATCGAGGTGATGAACCGGACCGGGGTGAAGCGGCTGATCGCGCAGACCACCCTCGGCGTCGGCGACAGCCGCGGCAACCTGAACTTCCTGTGGAAGTACGTCATGTTCGGCATGCTGCTGCGTCAGGCGTACGCCGACCACGTGCAGCAGGAGGCGTACGTCCGCGCCAGCGATCTGGACTGGACCATCGTGCGCCCGAGCGCCTTCACCGACGGCCCGCGCACCGGCAGCTACCGCCGCGGATTCCCCGCCGACGAGACCGGACTCGCGCTGAAGATCGCCCGCGCCGATATTGCGGACTTCATGCTCGAGCAGCTGACCGACACGTCCTACCTCCAGCAGACTCCCGGCATCTCGAACTGA
- a CDS encoding serine hydrolase domain-containing protein, with amino-acid sequence MLSHMVIDGLVADGYEAVRAAFAANFADRGDVGAAVCVYRDGRPVVDLWGGSADPETDRTWDRDTIQLVYSATKGVTATAAHLLAQRGHLDLDAPVAQYWPEFAAAGKGEIPVRWLLSHQAGLAAVDKPVLLADALAWQPMVEALAAQAPNWVPGTAHGYHGRTFGWLVGEVIRRVSGRSVGQFVAEEIAGPLGIDFYIGLPEAERHRVSRLVFAPAVDLATVPMDAIPAELHDMVAALRDPESLATRAFQVTDPADIDFNSPAVHAAEIPSSNGIGSARGLARLYASLIGEVDGIRLLTPETVADATRVQADGIDRVVMLPDRYGTGYMLPAEGFPLGGAASFGHPGRGGSLAYADPSRGIAFAYVTNYIIEGAVDLRARSLVEALDQARA; translated from the coding sequence ATGCTGTCCCACATGGTGATCGACGGGCTGGTTGCGGACGGATACGAAGCGGTGCGGGCGGCATTCGCCGCGAACTTCGCCGACCGGGGTGATGTGGGCGCCGCGGTATGCGTGTATCGGGACGGACGGCCGGTGGTCGACCTGTGGGGCGGATCTGCCGATCCCGAGACCGATCGCACCTGGGATCGGGATACCATCCAGCTGGTCTATTCGGCGACCAAAGGCGTCACCGCGACCGCCGCGCACCTGCTCGCGCAGCGTGGCCACCTCGACCTCGACGCGCCGGTGGCGCAGTACTGGCCGGAGTTCGCGGCCGCGGGCAAGGGCGAGATTCCGGTGCGCTGGTTGCTGAGCCACCAGGCCGGGCTCGCCGCGGTGGACAAGCCGGTACTGCTGGCGGACGCGCTGGCCTGGCAGCCGATGGTGGAAGCGCTTGCCGCACAGGCGCCGAACTGGGTTCCGGGCACCGCGCACGGGTATCACGGCCGCACCTTCGGCTGGCTGGTCGGCGAGGTGATCCGGCGGGTCAGTGGCCGCAGCGTCGGGCAGTTCGTGGCCGAGGAGATCGCCGGGCCGCTCGGGATCGACTTCTACATCGGGTTGCCCGAGGCCGAACGCCACCGGGTCAGCCGCTTGGTGTTCGCGCCCGCCGTCGATCTGGCAACCGTCCCGATGGATGCGATTCCGGCCGAACTGCACGATATGGTTGCGGCCCTTCGAGATCCGGAGTCACTGGCCACCCGTGCGTTCCAGGTCACCGACCCGGCCGACATCGACTTCAACTCCCCCGCCGTACATGCCGCGGAGATCCCGTCGAGCAATGGCATCGGTAGCGCACGCGGGCTGGCGCGGCTGTACGCCTCGCTCATCGGAGAGGTCGACGGCATCCGACTGCTCACCCCGGAAACGGTCGCCGACGCCACCCGGGTGCAGGCCGATGGCATCGACCGCGTGGTCATGCTGCCCGATCGCTACGGCACTGGCTACATGCTTCCCGCCGAGGGCTTTCCACTCGGCGGCGCCGCCTCCTTCGGCCATCCCGGTCGCGGCGGTTCGCTGGCCTATGCCGACCCGTCGCGTGGCATCGCGTTCGCGTACGTCACCAACTACATCATCGAAGGTGCGGTGGATCTGCGGGCCCGCAGCCTGGTCGAGGCGCTGGATCAGGCCCGCGCCTAA
- the thiD gene encoding bifunctional hydroxymethylpyrimidine kinase/phosphomethylpyrimidine kinase — protein MKLLPLPAEGQTPVRALTIAGTDSGGGAGIQADSRTMALCGVHACVAVAAVTVQNSLGVSGFHEIPPQIVADQVRTVVGDIGIGAAKTGMLASTAIIEAVAGVCHEVGIGRDGTIPLVVDPVAASMHGDPLLHEEALDAVRHTLIPLATVVTPNLDEVRLITGIDVTDDPSARRAAEALHTLGAQWAIVKGGHLRSSEFSTDLLFDGEQFLEFTAPRISTGNDHGGGDTLAAAIACALANGYSVPDAVAFAKEWTYRCLAASYNLGAGHGPVSPLWRLSHL, from the coding sequence GTGAAATTGCTGCCTCTTCCCGCCGAGGGACAGACTCCGGTCCGCGCACTCACCATCGCGGGCACCGACTCGGGCGGGGGTGCCGGAATCCAGGCCGACTCGCGCACCATGGCGCTGTGCGGGGTGCACGCGTGCGTCGCGGTGGCGGCAGTGACGGTGCAGAACTCGTTGGGTGTCAGCGGCTTTCACGAGATTCCGCCGCAGATCGTGGCCGATCAGGTGCGCACGGTGGTCGGCGATATCGGGATCGGCGCGGCCAAGACCGGGATGCTGGCCTCGACCGCCATCATCGAGGCCGTCGCAGGGGTCTGTCACGAGGTCGGCATCGGACGCGACGGGACGATTCCGCTGGTGGTCGACCCCGTCGCGGCGTCTATGCACGGCGATCCGCTGCTGCACGAGGAGGCGCTGGACGCGGTGCGGCACACGCTGATTCCGCTCGCGACCGTGGTGACACCGAACCTCGACGAGGTCAGGCTGATCACCGGCATCGACGTCACCGACGATCCGAGCGCCCGCCGCGCCGCCGAGGCGCTGCACACACTCGGCGCACAGTGGGCGATCGTCAAGGGCGGGCACCTGCGCTCGTCCGAATTCAGCACCGATCTGCTGTTCGACGGCGAGCAGTTCCTGGAATTCACCGCGCCGCGCATCAGCACCGGCAATGACCACGGCGGCGGCGACACCCTGGCCGCCGCGATTGCCTGCGCCCTCGCCAACGGCTATTCGGTCCCCGACGCGGTGGCCTTCGCCAAGGAGTGGACCTACCGCTGCCTCGCCGCGTCCTACAACCTCGGCGCCGGGCATGGGCCGGTGTCGCCGCTGTGGCGATTGAGCCACCTGTAG
- a CDS encoding MBL fold metallo-hydrolase, which yields MRLISSGQHHATFEFGDLQVISLRDGYIDMPPTRLRDEDGCTLDELPAAVPLAGDNLRLSVNAFFVTDGTRSVLIDTGASNAWHDPTMGLIYDALDEAGIDRAHVTDVAITHRHEDHVSGLIAPDGSEAFTKLERVWIGAGDTSVFTGRLEPIRDRVVPVSKKVAINDWTTAIPTPGHTPGHTVYDVRSGTGHLLVWGDTVHVPTLQFDRPNVSWEFDGNQSQARAARAALLEQLTQPHHFVAGAHLDSPGIARVTPSGDGYALEYLAPPIG from the coding sequence ATGCGTTTGATCTCGAGTGGCCAGCACCATGCCACGTTCGAATTCGGCGATCTGCAGGTGATCTCGTTGCGAGACGGGTACATCGACATGCCGCCGACACGGCTCCGCGACGAGGATGGGTGCACGCTCGATGAGCTGCCGGCCGCCGTGCCGCTGGCCGGCGACAACTTGCGGCTGTCGGTCAACGCTTTCTTCGTCACCGACGGCACGCGGTCGGTTCTCATCGACACCGGCGCGTCCAACGCCTGGCACGACCCCACCATGGGATTGATCTACGATGCGCTCGACGAAGCGGGAATCGACCGCGCGCATGTCACCGATGTGGCCATCACCCACAGGCACGAAGATCACGTGAGCGGCCTGATCGCGCCGGACGGTTCAGAGGCGTTCACCAAACTCGAGCGCGTGTGGATCGGCGCGGGCGACACCTCGGTGTTCACGGGGCGGCTCGAGCCGATCCGCGACCGGGTCGTACCCGTGTCGAAGAAGGTCGCGATCAACGACTGGACCACCGCGATCCCGACACCGGGCCACACACCCGGTCACACCGTCTACGACGTCAGGAGCGGCACCGGCCACCTTCTCGTTTGGGGCGACACCGTTCACGTTCCCACGCTCCAATTCGATCGGCCGAACGTGTCCTGGGAGTTCGACGGCAACCAGTCCCAAGCCCGCGCCGCGCGAGCGGCCCTCCTCGAACAACTGACCCAACCACACCACTTCGTAGCCGGCGCCCACCTCGACTCACCCGGCATCGCCCGCGTAACCCCCTCCGGTGATGGCTATGCGCTGGAATACCTCGCACCACCGATCGGCTGA
- a CDS encoding VOC family protein, with the protein MNWTLEVVIVPVSDIDRAKDFYSKQLGFAVDHDTEIGEGVRLVQLTPPGSGCSIVIGEGAVPKMEPGSLQGLQLVVPDIRKAHAELLERGVEVSDIQVLGQSPTQMPDPLDNVGFLFFTDPDGNGWAVQQISTRH; encoded by the coding sequence ATGAACTGGACACTCGAGGTCGTGATCGTGCCGGTGTCGGACATCGACCGGGCCAAGGACTTCTACTCGAAGCAGCTGGGTTTCGCGGTCGACCACGACACCGAAATCGGCGAGGGCGTCCGGTTGGTGCAGCTGACCCCACCGGGCTCCGGCTGCTCCATCGTCATCGGCGAGGGCGCGGTCCCCAAGATGGAACCCGGCTCGCTGCAGGGTTTACAGCTGGTTGTCCCCGACATCCGAAAAGCCCACGCCGAGTTGCTCGAACGCGGCGTCGAGGTCAGTGATATCCAAGTCCTCGGCCAGAGCCCGACCCAAATGCCCGATCCCCTGGACAACGTCGGTTTCCTCTTCTTCACCGACCCCGACGGCAACGGCTGGGCCGTCCAGCAGATCTCCACCCGCCATTAG
- a CDS encoding helix-turn-helix domain-containing protein has protein sequence MVEQDGNAAEPQHGDDLAGAFGGNVRRRREEAGLTLEQLSTQSAVSRAMLSKVERGEKSPTIGVASRIAHALDASLSDLIGGAAAAASGVAVVMRKNDRPVFRDPETGFERHMVSAAPGAGGAEMVVHYLPAQVSTGLLPAYPPGTEKQLVVLEGTLTVAIGGISETLNTGDSLFFQADADHGFANRTNAACEYIMVISRRT, from the coding sequence GTGGTCGAGCAAGACGGAAACGCGGCCGAACCGCAGCACGGTGACGACCTGGCCGGCGCGTTCGGCGGTAACGTGCGGCGACGCCGCGAGGAGGCGGGCCTGACGCTGGAGCAGCTGTCCACACAGTCGGCGGTGAGCCGGGCGATGCTGTCCAAGGTCGAACGCGGTGAGAAGAGCCCGACGATCGGCGTCGCGTCCAGGATCGCCCACGCGCTCGACGCGTCGCTCTCGGACCTGATCGGTGGGGCAGCCGCTGCCGCGTCTGGTGTGGCCGTTGTCATGCGCAAGAACGATCGCCCCGTTTTCCGTGACCCAGAAACCGGCTTCGAACGGCACATGGTGTCAGCGGCCCCGGGCGCGGGAGGAGCCGAGATGGTCGTCCACTACCTCCCCGCACAGGTCTCTACCGGGCTACTGCCCGCGTATCCGCCGGGTACGGAGAAACAACTCGTGGTGCTCGAAGGCACCCTCACCGTCGCGATCGGCGGAATCAGCGAGACCCTGAACACAGGCGACTCTCTGTTCTTCCAGGCCGACGCGGACCACGGCTTCGCCAACCGAACGAACGCTGCCTGCGAATACATCATGGTCATCTCGCGCAGAACCTGA
- a CDS encoding TetR/AcrR family transcriptional regulator — MPKTFETPAPKALPGRKAQAARNDGLIMEAARAVFLADPNAPIAAVAERAGVGISALYRRYPSKEDLLRTLCHQGLRRYNVEADAALEESDGWHGFVGFLERVVDADVHSLTVHLAGTFTPDESMLPDVVHAGEVAEELVRRAHASGRLRPDVTSLDLGLVLEACAAISMPDEKRTAELRRRVLALLIAGLTVEGELPGPPPEAGEFAWRWQRRP, encoded by the coding sequence ATGCCGAAAACATTCGAGACCCCAGCTCCGAAGGCCCTGCCCGGCCGCAAGGCGCAGGCCGCCCGCAACGACGGGCTGATCATGGAGGCCGCGCGGGCGGTTTTCCTCGCCGACCCCAACGCCCCGATCGCCGCCGTCGCCGAACGTGCCGGAGTCGGGATCAGCGCGCTCTATCGCCGCTATCCGAGCAAGGAAGACCTCTTGCGCACCCTGTGCCACCAGGGCCTGCGCCGCTACAACGTGGAAGCCGATGCCGCGCTGGAGGAATCCGACGGCTGGCACGGCTTCGTCGGATTCCTGGAGCGGGTGGTCGATGCCGACGTGCACTCGCTGACGGTGCATCTGGCAGGCACCTTCACGCCGGACGAATCGATGTTGCCCGACGTCGTGCACGCGGGTGAGGTGGCCGAGGAGTTGGTGCGCCGCGCCCACGCCTCCGGGCGATTGCGTCCCGACGTCACCAGCCTGGATCTCGGTCTCGTCCTGGAAGCCTGTGCCGCCATTTCGATGCCCGACGAGAAACGCACCGCCGAGCTGCGGCGTCGCGTGCTCGCGCTGCTCATCGCGGGCCTGACGGTCGAGGGTGAACTGCCGGGTCCGCCGCCGGAGGCCGGTGAATTCGCCTGGCGTTGGCAGCGGCGCCCGTGA
- a CDS encoding GTP-binding protein gives MTTSSTTDLLPVTVLSGFLGAGKTTLLNHILANRDGRRVAVIVNDMSEVNIDAALVAGQGHLDRTEEKLVELTNGCICCTLREDLIEAVGRLARDGRFDQLVIESTGISEPMPVAATFDWEFEDGFKLGDIARLDTMVTVVDASTFLTEVARGQALAERNLQAAEGDARTIADLLVDQVEFADVLLVNKTDLVSDAVAGAVEATVRRLNPRAEVLRTQQGIVDLAEVLGTGRYNPVVAAEAAGWEDELAGGHIPETEEYGIRSLTYTADRPFHPARLSDALDQMRGLLRSKGFCWIASRAGLAAVWSQAGPNLVFEPAARWTSLEVPPGQEIVFIGVKLDRDRVREMLDTALLTAAELAAGPLEWAEYPDPFPAWGELREHA, from the coding sequence GTGACCACTTCATCGACCACCGACCTGCTGCCCGTCACCGTGCTGTCCGGCTTCCTCGGCGCGGGCAAGACCACGCTGCTCAACCACATCTTGGCCAACCGGGACGGCCGCCGCGTCGCGGTCATCGTCAACGACATGAGCGAGGTGAATATCGACGCCGCGCTCGTCGCGGGCCAAGGTCACCTGGACCGGACCGAGGAGAAGCTGGTCGAGCTCACCAATGGCTGCATCTGCTGCACGCTGCGCGAGGACCTGATCGAAGCGGTCGGCCGCCTGGCACGGGACGGCCGGTTCGATCAGCTGGTCATCGAATCCACCGGCATCTCCGAGCCCATGCCGGTGGCCGCCACCTTCGACTGGGAATTCGAGGACGGTTTCAAGCTCGGCGATATCGCGCGGCTGGACACCATGGTGACGGTGGTCGACGCATCGACCTTCCTCACCGAGGTGGCCCGCGGGCAGGCGCTTGCCGAACGCAATCTGCAAGCGGCGGAAGGGGACGCGCGCACTATCGCCGACTTGCTGGTGGATCAGGTGGAATTCGCCGACGTCCTGCTCGTCAACAAGACCGATCTGGTGAGCGACGCCGTCGCCGGGGCGGTGGAAGCCACTGTGCGCAGGCTGAATCCGCGCGCCGAAGTGCTGCGCACACAGCAGGGCATCGTGGACTTGGCCGAGGTGCTCGGCACCGGACGCTACAACCCGGTCGTCGCCGCTGAGGCTGCGGGCTGGGAGGACGAACTCGCGGGCGGACACATCCCGGAGACCGAGGAATACGGCATCCGCAGCCTGACCTACACCGCCGACCGCCCTTTCCATCCGGCCCGCCTCTCCGATGCACTCGATCAGATGCGAGGACTGTTGCGCAGCAAGGGTTTCTGCTGGATCGCCAGCCGAGCAGGGTTGGCAGCGGTCTGGTCGCAGGCGGGCCCGAACCTGGTATTCGAACCGGCCGCCCGGTGGACTTCGCTGGAGGTGCCGCCCGGACAGGAGATCGTCTTCATCGGCGTAAAGCTCGACCGCGACCGGGTACGCGAAATGTTGGACACCGCATTGCTCACCGCCGCCGAACTTGCTGCGGGACCGCTGGAATGGGCCGAATACCCCGATCCGTTCCCTGCTTGGGGTGAACTGCGCGAACATGCGTGA
- a CDS encoding formylglycine-generating enzyme family protein encodes MVAIPAGRVTLSDRRTQRSWSVEVEPYSISRFPVTQSEYAHVTGQRPSAAHGDRMPVETVSWWDAVRFCNALSRSEGLSPAYRIGAGAGAGAGANAGADGDANAGADGDANAGADGDANAGADGDANAGAHVDTNASDDGDANARADGGPKDRAKAGADSRAQASADGDGDGGSIEWIASADGYRLPTEAEWEHACRAGTTGPRYGELDEIAWYRGNSDGRMHEVGGKRPNAFGLYDMLGNVWDWCWDVYDAEVYGAYRVLRGGGWFDEHWSCRASVRRRSHPSFRPDDVGFRVVRSVSL; translated from the coding sequence ATGGTTGCCATCCCCGCCGGGCGGGTGACGCTGTCGGATCGGCGGACGCAGCGCAGCTGGTCGGTCGAGGTGGAGCCGTATTCGATCTCGCGGTTTCCGGTCACCCAATCGGAGTACGCGCACGTCACTGGTCAACGCCCGAGCGCCGCGCACGGCGACCGAATGCCGGTCGAGACCGTCTCGTGGTGGGACGCGGTCCGATTCTGCAACGCGCTGTCCCGAAGCGAGGGGTTGTCACCGGCATATCGCATCGGTGCCGGTGCCGGTGCCGGTGCTGGTGCGAACGCCGGTGCCGATGGCGATGCGAACGCCGGTGCCGATGGCGATGCGAACGCCGGTGCCGATGGCGATGCGAACGCCGGTGCCGATGGCGATGCGAACGCCGGTGCCCATGTCGATACCAACGCCAGCGACGATGGCGATGCAAATGCCAGAGCCGACGGCGGTCCCAAGGACCGAGCCAAAGCTGGTGCCGATAGCCGTGCCCAAGCCAGTGCCGATGGCGATGGCGATGGCGGCAGTATCGAGTGGATCGCTTCCGCTGACGGGTACCGGTTGCCGACGGAAGCCGAGTGGGAGCATGCGTGCCGCGCGGGGACGACCGGTCCGCGCTATGGCGAACTCGATGAGATCGCTTGGTACCGCGGCAATTCCGATGGTCGAATGCACGAGGTCGGCGGCAAGCGCCCCAATGCGTTCGGTCTGTACGACATGCTCGGCAATGTGTGGGACTGGTGCTGGGACGTCTACGACGCCGAGGTGTACGGCGCCTACCGGGTGCTGCGTGGCGGCGGGTGGTTCGACGAGCACTGGAGCTGCCGCGCCTCGGTACGCCGTCGCAGTCATCCGAGCTTTCGGCCCGACGACGTCGGCTTCCGTGTTGTTCGTTCGGTGTCGCTCTGA
- a CDS encoding thioesterase family protein yields MADAFYLPDPADPNRFVSTELTRGPWSPDAQHAGPPSALLGYAIERCAPREGFQVGRVAVEILGPVPLAPLTVEARVTRPGRSVELIEATLSTDRGPVMKANAWRFTLADPELDLPAQIIPSGVRPGPEQAVSSPFPATQPVGFHTGIEYRFITGSFAEPGPAICWIRLKYPIVAGTTPSPLERTLAAADSGNGVSSVLDWSRYLFINTDLTVTLHRMPVDEWICLDAATYPQPHGIGLAESALFDEKGPLGRSTQALLLASRG; encoded by the coding sequence GTGGCCGACGCCTTCTACCTGCCGGATCCAGCGGACCCGAATCGGTTCGTCTCGACCGAACTCACCCGCGGCCCCTGGTCGCCGGATGCCCAGCACGCCGGGCCGCCGTCCGCGCTGCTCGGCTACGCGATCGAACGCTGCGCACCGCGGGAGGGTTTCCAGGTCGGCAGGGTCGCAGTCGAGATTCTCGGTCCGGTTCCGCTGGCGCCGCTGACCGTCGAGGCGCGCGTCACGCGGCCCGGCCGCAGCGTCGAACTCATCGAGGCAACGCTCTCGACCGATCGCGGGCCGGTCATGAAGGCCAACGCCTGGCGCTTCACACTGGCCGACCCCGAACTGGACCTGCCCGCGCAGATCATCCCCTCCGGCGTCCGTCCGGGACCCGAGCAGGCGGTCTCGTCACCGTTTCCGGCCACCCAGCCGGTCGGTTTCCACACCGGTATCGAATACCGTTTCATCACAGGATCATTCGCTGAACCCGGCCCCGCGATCTGCTGGATCCGGCTGAAATATCCGATCGTGGCAGGCACCACCCCGAGCCCGCTGGAGCGCACCCTGGCCGCCGCCGACTCCGGTAACGGTGTGAGCTCGGTCCTGGACTGGTCGCGCTACCTGTTCATCAACACCGACCTCACCGTCACGCTCCACCGCATGCCCGTTGACGAATGGATCTGCCTCGACGCCGCCACTTACCCCCAACCACACGGCATCGGCCTGGCCGAATCCGCCCTCTTCGACGAGAAAGGCCCCCTCGGCCGCAGCACCCAAGCCCTCCTCCTCGCCTCGCGTGGATAG
- a CDS encoding epoxide hydrolase family protein produces the protein MNAIHPFTIDIPQSQLDDLANRLQRTIWPNELSGVADSYGVPNERVRALAEYWLDRFDWRALEARLNSYPQFVTEIDGEDIHFLHIKSSRADALPVILSHGWPGSILEYLDVIAPLTEPESADAPAFHLVIPSLPGFGFSGPTRSTGWGRDRTAKAWVELMSRLGYQRYGAIGNDGGSMISPEIGRIDPERVVGVHVTQLFSFPSGDPAEFEGLSEDDMAALAQLQWFHDNKMSFNTLHSQQPQTLAFALSDSPVGLLGWNAQLFGESLDDDFVIGNVAIYWLTGTAGSSIRFYYEDAHVAQQPAAPTETPTGLAMFKGDFQSIRRFAERDHRNIVSWNSYDVGSVQGGANDAAGHYAAHEAPEVLVADIRSFFAQLS, from the coding sequence ATGAACGCCATCCATCCCTTCACCATCGACATCCCGCAGTCCCAGCTCGACGACCTGGCCAACCGGCTGCAGCGGACCATCTGGCCGAACGAGCTCAGCGGCGTCGCCGACTCCTACGGCGTTCCGAACGAGCGGGTGCGCGCCCTCGCCGAATACTGGCTCGACCGTTTCGACTGGCGGGCGCTGGAGGCCAGGCTGAACTCCTACCCGCAGTTCGTCACCGAGATCGACGGCGAGGACATCCACTTCCTGCACATCAAGTCCTCCCGGGCCGACGCACTCCCGGTGATCCTCAGCCACGGCTGGCCGGGCTCGATCCTGGAATACCTCGACGTCATCGCCCCGCTCACCGAGCCGGAGTCCGCCGATGCCCCGGCCTTCCACCTGGTCATCCCCTCGCTGCCGGGATTCGGATTCTCCGGTCCCACCCGCAGCACCGGCTGGGGTCGCGACCGCACCGCCAAGGCATGGGTGGAGCTGATGAGCAGGCTCGGCTACCAGCGCTACGGCGCGATCGGCAACGACGGCGGCTCGATGATCTCGCCCGAGATCGGCCGCATCGATCCGGAGCGCGTCGTCGGTGTCCATGTCACGCAGCTCTTTTCGTTCCCGTCCGGCGACCCGGCGGAATTCGAGGGCCTGTCCGAGGACGACATGGCCGCGCTGGCGCAGCTGCAGTGGTTCCACGACAACAAGATGTCCTTCAACACCCTGCACAGCCAGCAGCCGCAGACCCTGGCCTTCGCGCTGAGCGATTCGCCGGTGGGCCTGCTCGGCTGGAATGCGCAGCTGTTCGGTGAGAGCCTCGACGACGACTTCGTGATCGGCAATGTGGCCATCTACTGGCTGACCGGCACCGCGGGCTCGTCGATTCGCTTCTACTACGAGGATGCGCACGTCGCGCAGCAGCCGGCCGCGCCGACCGAGACGCCGACCGGGCTCGCGATGTTCAAGGGTGACTTCCAGTCGATCCGCCGCTTCGCCGAGCGCGATCACCGCAATATCGTCAGCTGGAACTCCTATGACGTCGGATCCGTGCAGGGCGGCGCCAACGACGCGGCCGGGCACTATGCCGCACACGAGGCGCCCGAAGTGTTGGTCGCCGATATCCGCAGCTTCTTCGCCCAGCTCAGCTGA
- a CDS encoding alpha/beta fold hydrolase, translating to MRVTDHEIFELGDFAFAGGAVPDARLAYRTYGELADDKSNAILFPTWFAGTHSHNEWLIGPGKALDTTRYFVIVPNLFGNGLSSSPSNTPAPYDRARFPNVTILDNVTAQHRLITEHFGITRLALVTGASMGAAQAYQWAVRYPDMVERLAPITGSSHTSPHNKVFLDGLRYALTADAAFADGDYLEPPRLGLRAFARVLAGWALSQAFYWERVYEKVGFATLDEFLTNLWEPIFATADANDLLAQIWTWKHADIGLTPGFDGDTAAALAAITAKTVALPALKDLYFPPEDEAWAVGHMRDAKLIVVPGIWGHLTGGGSDPEGAVFIDNALRELLAR from the coding sequence ATGAGGGTGACCGATCACGAAATCTTCGAGCTCGGCGACTTCGCCTTTGCCGGTGGAGCCGTGCCCGACGCCCGGCTGGCGTACCGGACCTACGGCGAGCTCGCGGACGACAAGTCGAACGCCATTCTCTTCCCGACCTGGTTCGCGGGGACCCACAGCCACAACGAGTGGTTGATCGGCCCGGGCAAAGCGCTGGATACCACCCGCTACTTCGTGATCGTGCCGAATCTGTTCGGCAACGGGCTTTCCAGCTCGCCGAGCAACACGCCGGCACCCTACGACCGCGCGCGGTTCCCGAACGTCACCATTCTCGACAATGTCACCGCCCAACACCGCTTGATCACCGAGCATTTCGGCATCACCCGACTGGCCCTCGTCACCGGCGCCTCGATGGGCGCGGCGCAGGCGTATCAGTGGGCGGTCAGGTACCCGGACATGGTGGAACGCCTGGCGCCGATCACCGGCTCGTCACACACCAGCCCGCACAACAAAGTCTTCCTCGACGGCCTGCGATACGCCCTGACCGCCGATGCGGCCTTCGCCGACGGCGACTACCTGGAACCACCGCGCCTGGGCCTGCGCGCATTCGCCCGCGTGCTCGCGGGTTGGGCGCTGTCGCAGGCGTTCTATTGGGAGCGAGTGTACGAGAAAGTCGGCTTCGCTACCCTCGACGAATTCCTCACCAACCTATGGGAGCCGATCTTCGCGACGGCGGACGCCAACGATCTACTCGCCCAGATCTGGACCTGGAAGCACGCCGACATCGGCCTGACACCGGGTTTCGACGGCGACACCGCGGCGGCATTGGCCGCCATCACGGCGAAGACCGTAGCCCTGCCCGCCCTGAAGGACCTCTACTTCCCTCCGGAGGACGAGGCGTGGGCCGTCGGTCATATGCGGGACGCGAAACTGATTGTGGTACCCGGCATCTGGGGACACCTCACCGGCGGCGGGAGCGACCCGGAGGGAGCGGTGTTCATCGATAACGCACTGCGGGAGCTACTCGCGCGCTGA